The Vitis vinifera cultivar Pinot Noir 40024 chromosome 8, ASM3070453v1 genome segment TATACTAGTTATACATTCTGTATCCTGGAAGAAGCTGTCCTGTTTGTTTTAGACAATATCGTTTCTTTTGACGGACAATGAAAAAGTACTTGGTATGATAATGAAGGACAATTGATTTTTACATGTATTTACAGAAGAAAGCTGCAAGGTTCCCACCCTGCCAGAACTGAGGATCCTGCCTATATTTTCACCATTTATGTGCCTTTGCCATTCCTGTCATTACGATAATCACTTTCTGGGGTGTGTGTGTGATGGGTGTCCATTTCCATTTTAACCGCTTTACCTTAAAATATGCTTTGTTTCATTGTTAGGGTGACCTCAAACCCATGCGGAGCCTGTGACTGACCCGGCCTGGCCCAACCCAAGTCGGAGTTCTCCAGGCCCTATTAGCATGTGATGGATTTGACAGAAAGATATGGGAATAGATTACCTCCCTCTTTTGTTATGAGAATGGTGGGGAggttataatattaaaacttgCATCTTCTGGGGTTTATTACTAATAGCAAAACCTGTGATTGCCATTCTCCATAACCTGCTAAACAAAAGTTTATTGGCAATATTTCCTTTGGATGGTAGCATACACCAATTTTTTGCAagtgttctttttttttattctttattgtTCTGAGTTAAATTAAGAATATTCATCAAGGGGGAAGGAGTACAAGCACTCTAGACAACTTGCCGCCTCTAAAATCATCACCAGTCTGTTGTTCAAAGATCTTTTCAGATCTAAACTCAAAAAATGACTCATGTTAACCAGTTCACATCTCCTTCAATACTAAAAGTATTCCTAAATATTCTCCAAAGAGTTTTCTTATATCTCAAGTGTTGCTTTGATCTCTTAAAGCATTGGTGAGGTATCTTAGAAAGTGGCATCCTATTCCCAAATCACTCCTAATGTTTTCCATTCAAACATCTGAATGTGCTAGCAACCACCAGTGATCTCATTACATATCTTAATATGAACCCAGTATAAAACATTAatgacatttattttatttaaatacaaTAGCCAaggtggtgatggtggtgggGAGGTGATGCCGGAGGGGAGGGCTAAGAACACAAAAAAGGGGTAAATGGCTTAACACAGATGCGATCTAGTATCATAACAAAAGCCATTATGAGTTGAGAGTCAAACCCAGGCTGCACCGCCAAGCTAAACACGTCATCTGCTAATAGAACTGTCGTGTTTACTTTCTTCCTAGCTATCTTTGCCACCAGTTCTCCTGTCACTGCACTTCTGATCTTGCAGTTCCTTCTCCTAAACGACCCCTCAATCCTGAAATCTGGCGTTGTACGTTGCTTTTTCGCTCCTCCCATGAACACTTCCGCTTCTTCTTGCTTGCTCTGGATAAGCCCTGATCTTCTCCTCATTGAGAAGAGCACTTTTGATGAACTCAAACTCTTCCCACATCCACCTTCTCCTTTGTATCCATTCCACTGGTACTGCATGTTCAGTATCTGTTCCTGCATGGATAAATATACACATATACTTAGAACTTAGAACCAatatatattgttattattattattattatcacagAAAGAGTTGTTGCCTATATGAATACCTGGGGCTTGAGAGTTAGCAAAGCTTTGCCTGCTCCATCCATGAGGACAAGGCCTCCTTTAACATGTCCTTTCTTTCTGGAGTAGTTGTCGACCCGAAAAGCCAATCTTCCATGTTGATCAAACACAGTGAATCCGTCCGTCCCCTGGAAAGTCATGCTGGATCTCTTCCACACAGTGAGCACAGCAGATGGACATGAAGGATTGGTGCTAACAGCATCATCTCCTGCATTATTAATATCAACGCCACTGCTCGCTCCTTTTATGGACAAATCTTGGCATTTGTTGGTGGTCGGATGGATCCGCGACATGGGAACCAAAGAAAATCTGGCAGAGAATATGTGTGTTTTGAAAGAGAGacaaaagagaagaaatggTGGTTTGAACTTTGAAGGAGACGGTGAATAGGTGTTGGGACAGAATTCCTATGAAGAAGTTCGTTTAGAAAAGGTGAGTGTGGATGGGGATGGtatttaatgtttgaaatttgaataagCTCGGTGGAAAGAGAGACCCTTGTCTGTGGATGTTTGTCTAGCCTAGTGGCTTACACGATTACTCCTGTAGGCCCCCCTTCCTTTATGCCACCATCAATGACCTAcctcttctcttcttctctctcAGCGAACCCACTTGGTCGCATCCTGACCCCatcatccttttttttcctttttcgcCTTTTAATCAAGTCACTCCTATGCACATCGTTAGCCTATCACCCAATAGcttaagttttaaaatcatttatgaCATTAGATCCTCAACTATCGGGACTTCATTCCCAACCCTATTTTCCTAAGACTTTGATCTCTCTGCTAAATTTTCTAAGCATATGGTCCATGCTTTAGTAAAATGTAAAGAGTATTAAGGTGTAAATTGATGATCATGACGTCTACAATGATGGTATGTTCTTGCTGGGGCACATGAGAAGGCCAAAAGTTTGAGGATTAACTGAGGGGAATCATCACCTTCATTTTTCTcccaagtgaaaaaaaaatagaaaaaagaaaagaaacagcTTGCTAATAGATTCATCACCAAACATGTTTAAAGATGAACATTAGGCGTGTAGTGGGCCAAACTTTCACATGCATCATCATTAAAAACACGGTTAATTATGGAGGATCTTAGGAAAAGTTTTTGATAATAAATCCATATTCTTGTTCAAACTGCATGTGACTTACTAATTTGTCGCCATAATGAAATTCGGTTTTCTAGCATAACTATAAGTTTCAATGGTAGATTCTCTATGATTTGGTCTttaggaggaggaggaggagaattCAAAGCTTGGCTGATCTACATGGCTAAGTACTAAGGCTTGTGTTTAATTTAGTTAAAACCAAGATGTGTTCGTTTGTCTACATTCAATAAAACCAAGGGGAGGAAGGAAAAGATTAGAATGACAGATAAGCCATGAAAGGTGGTTTAATCCTTGTTTAGCCATTTGATTACACTAAAATGTTAATTAATGAAGCAAGTTGGTTGGGTGCCCATGGTTTTGAGTCACAAAAGCACTTGTTAATCACTTGTTGAATGTGGAATTATATTTCAATTAGCACATGACCAATCTCTGAGGTCATTGTCTATGGCTTAagctaaatgaaatatatttggTTCATGGGATTCTTttggaaagtgaaaaaaaataattataatttttaaaaacaaaaaagggtaGGTCATCCATTAGCCCACTAAATGAAATTTGAGTACTGAATAATATGCttgtgtttttgaaaataattactatGTTATGAAGAAAAGCAAATAAAGATTATAGTCCATAAAATAAGCCATTGATGggttgaaaatttatgaaattgaaaacaaaaaaattcatatttgaaggacaatcatatttgaaaatgatcTCAGTATTcgtaaaatgttttcatattaaaattagtaaattataattttattaattatatgatAGAAACTAGTAGATCTGTATTGGTAGCTgcaaagagaaaagggaaaagaaaaagggtaaaTGTTGTGGTGaggacaaaaacaaaaattaaatataataaaaaaaattattgtttatatttgcacatttttaaattcttcattCTTTGCTTAGAAAGGAAATACTAAAGATGATAATGTTTTATGTTCCTTCCCATTACATGAAATTTCCCAGCATggtggaaattaaatttggcattttctcataatttcaacacattttgaagaaaagaaaatggtatatTGCTCCTTATCCACAACACTTATTCTAATACTAaacatacattaaaaaaaataaaatggtacATTGTTCTTTATCCATGACATGTTTTCTAATGGTAAGCGTACATAGAAACAACTTTctatacaaaaagaaaagagatgcCACTTTCATGAGTAGGCTTTTAACATTATTATCTAAATGGGAACAAAATTCTAAGTGGCCTTACATCATACTTTGGAATTAGGCATTCTAAGTTGAGTTAGTTTATCTTCGCTTTCTCATTCTCCACACAATGAAAAAGCCAAAGCAATAACTTTCAATAAACTAACA includes the following:
- the LOC100251907 gene encoding protein LURP-one-related 5 — protein: MSRIHPTTNKCQDLSIKGASSGVDINNAGDDAVSTNPSCPSAVLTVWKRSSMTFQGTDGFTVFDQHGRLAFRVDNYSRKKGHVKGGLVLMDGAGKALLTLKPQEQILNMQYQWNGYKGEGGCGKSLSSSKVLFSMRRRSGLIQSKQEEAEVFMGGAKKQRTTPDFRIEGSFRRRNCKIRSAVTGELVAKIARKKVNTTVLLADDVFSLAVQPGFDSQLIMAFVMILDRICVKPFTPFLCS